One genomic window of Pirellulales bacterium includes the following:
- a CDS encoding TVP38/TMEM64 family protein, producing MSNSTRSWPWRRMLIGAALLALLVALLVLPVQEPFTRFLAWVRDLGPWGPVILSAAYIPACVLALPSWPLTVGAGFLFGVPVGVVAVSIGSTLGATIAFLLGRTLFRDAVAARVLSGPKFAAIDRAVARSGLRIVFLMRLSPVFPYNVLNYALGVTRIPASRYILGSWLGMLPGTIMYVYLGTAAESLRELMSGEREDATVKYVLLAVGLAATILVTLVLAQIARRAIRQAIDEPAALATANIRANSAPHQDTAS from the coding sequence ATGAGCAACTCGACGCGAAGCTGGCCCTGGCGTCGAATGTTGATTGGCGCGGCGCTTCTGGCGCTATTGGTCGCGCTGCTTGTCCTTCCGGTCCAGGAACCGTTCACTCGCTTTCTTGCCTGGGTTCGCGATCTTGGTCCCTGGGGGCCGGTCATCCTCAGCGCCGCCTACATTCCCGCTTGCGTGTTGGCGCTCCCCTCCTGGCCCCTGACGGTTGGCGCCGGATTTCTATTTGGAGTACCCGTCGGAGTTGTCGCGGTTTCGATTGGCAGCACGCTGGGGGCGACAATCGCCTTTCTGCTGGGCCGCACCCTGTTTCGCGACGCCGTGGCCGCGCGTGTGCTGAGTGGCCCGAAATTCGCCGCCATTGATCGCGCGGTGGCCCGTTCCGGACTGCGCATTGTCTTTCTCATGCGGCTTTCGCCGGTCTTTCCCTATAACGTGCTTAATTACGCGCTCGGCGTCACGCGCATTCCCGCCAGCCGATACATTCTTGGCTCGTGGCTCGGCATGCTGCCGGGCACGATCATGTATGTCTATCTCGGCACCGCGGCCGAGAGTCTGCGCGAGTTGATGTCTGGCGAGCGCGAGGACGCGACGGTGAAATACGTGCTGCTTGCGGTGGGACTCGCTGCTACGATCTTGGTCACCCTTGTCTTGGCGCAGATTGCTCGGCGCGCAATTCGCCAAGCGATCGACGAACCCGCCGCTCTAGCCACCGCCAACATTCGTGCCAACTCAGCACCCCATCAAGATACCGCCAGCTGA
- the ilvE gene encoding branched-chain-amino-acid transaminase gives MSLQVYINGKLYDKENAKVSVYDHGFLYGDGVFEGLRSYGGRVFRLDQHLDRLWKSAKAIWLEIPISREVMAKGVNDTLRANQIDDGYIRLVVSRGAGSLGLDPNRTSDPQVIIITDHIALYPQELYERGLEIVTASTLRNHPAALSPRIKSLNYLNNILAKIEGLQAGCIEALMLNTKGEVAECTGDNIFLVKNGELYTPPLDAGILEGITRDAVIELALAAGIQVHQDPLTRHDVYIADECFLTGTAAEVIPVVKVDGRQIGDGVPGSISIKLREQFHRLTRA, from the coding sequence ATGTCGCTTCAGGTCTATATCAACGGCAAGCTCTACGACAAAGAGAACGCCAAGGTCAGCGTCTACGATCACGGCTTTCTATATGGCGACGGTGTCTTTGAGGGCCTGCGTAGCTACGGTGGTCGCGTCTTCCGGCTAGATCAGCATCTTGACCGTTTGTGGAAATCAGCCAAAGCCATTTGGCTGGAGATTCCCATTTCTCGCGAAGTGATGGCCAAGGGCGTCAACGACACTTTGCGCGCCAATCAGATTGACGATGGTTACATCCGCCTGGTCGTGTCACGTGGCGCCGGCAGCCTGGGCCTCGACCCCAATCGCACCAGCGACCCGCAAGTGATCATCATCACCGATCACATAGCGCTCTACCCCCAGGAGTTGTACGAGCGCGGCTTGGAAATTGTCACCGCCAGCACGCTGCGCAACCATCCCGCGGCCCTCAGTCCCCGCATCAAGTCGCTCAATTACCTCAACAACATTCTGGCGAAAATCGAAGGATTGCAGGCCGGCTGCATCGAAGCCCTGATGCTCAACACCAAGGGCGAAGTCGCCGAGTGCACCGGCGACAATATCTTCCTGGTCAAGAATGGCGAGCTTTACACGCCGCCGCTCGACGCCGGAATCTTGGAAGGCATCACGCGCGATGCGGTGATCGAACTCGCATTGGCCGCCGGCATCCAGGTCCACCAAGACCCCCTCACACGTCACGATGTCTACATTGCAGACGAGTGCTTCTTGACCGGCACCGCGGCGGAGGTGATCCCGGTCGTCAAGGTGGATGGCCGTCAGATCGGCGATGGCGTCCCCGGATCGATTTCGATCAAGCTGCGTGAGCAGTTCCATCGGCTCACCCGCGCATGA
- a CDS encoding ABC transporter ATP-binding protein, with the protein MNSATTTSIASASSPGRPHIALPAAAAAIKGAQLSAIGLERTYTKGKHQIPVLRGVDLAVRRGEFLAIIGQSGSGKSTLLHLLGLLDAPARGEIHFAGRRIDNLPVRERDALRNQKIGMIFQFYHLLPELTTLENVLSPKMIEQSFWRYMRERRQHHARAKELLNLVGLSHRLEHRPRELSGGEMQRTAIARALINRPEALLADEPTGNLDHATGREIVALLRTLNRQESLTIVMVTHDEAIAAKADRIVRLADGRVQTAA; encoded by the coding sequence ATGAATAGCGCGACCACTACCAGCATCGCCTCTGCCAGTTCGCCGGGCCGCCCACACATCGCGCTGCCTGCCGCGGCAGCCGCGATCAAAGGCGCGCAGCTCTCCGCCATCGGATTGGAGCGCACTTACACCAAAGGCAAGCATCAAATTCCCGTGCTGCGCGGCGTTGATCTTGCTGTGCGGCGCGGCGAGTTTCTGGCGATCATCGGGCAAAGCGGCTCCGGCAAGAGCACCCTGCTGCACCTGCTGGGGCTGCTAGACGCTCCGGCGCGCGGCGAGATTCACTTTGCGGGCCGCCGCATCGACAATCTGCCGGTTCGCGAGCGCGACGCCCTGCGCAACCAGAAGATCGGCATGATCTTTCAGTTCTATCACCTGCTGCCCGAACTCACCACGCTCGAGAATGTCCTCTCCCCCAAGATGATCGAACAGAGCTTTTGGCGTTACATGCGCGAGCGCCGCCAGCATCACGCCCGGGCAAAAGAGTTGTTGAATCTGGTGGGGCTGTCGCACCGCTTGGAGCATCGGCCGCGTGAGCTTTCGGGCGGCGAAATGCAGCGCACCGCGATTGCCCGCGCCCTGATAAACCGGCCCGAGGCGCTGTTGGCCGACGAGCCGACGGGCAATCTCGATCACGCCACTGGGCGTGAAATTGTGGCCCTGCTGCGAACCTTGAATCGCCAGGAGAGTCTCACTATAGTCATGGTGACGCACGACGAAGCGATCGCCGCCAAGGCCGACCGGATTGTACGCCTGGCCGACGGCCGGGTGCAGACCGCCGCCTAA
- a CDS encoding FtsX-like permease family protein, with protein MYKYLLCWRYLRTRWIALASVISVTLGVATMIVVNSVMAGFAREMQDRIHGILSDVVFEARSLEGFHDPEWHLTQLREVAGDDIAAMTVTVNVPAMLSFQYRGNWINRPITLIGIDESTQSLAGDFGKYLQHPENRRHFQFALREDGYDVQEPGGGADSLRRPQMARAGWDHRRRWGEVVRQQRAFEAQFEQQQQQQQPTPPAIGIDPASFEQAQAAAAPPDAGGEAAPAESPFGPAPEQTFDPVTEQATGLVLGLGLSSYHVADGVEHLLLLPGDDVKLTFPTAGSPPKVISDVFTVVDFYHSKMSEYDSNFVFVPLSKLQQLRGMIDPRTGVSYASSIQIKLKDESRGEIVRDKLRAAFSPDLYVISTWRDKQGPLLAAVQMETAILNILLFMIIAVAGFGILAIFFMIVVEKTRDIGVLKSLGASSRGVSGIFLGYGLSLGMVGSGVGLVLGLLFVYYINEIADLLGLVTGQEVFDPSIYYFTKIPTIVHPFTLSWIVLGAVCIAVLASVLPARRAARLHPVEALRYE; from the coding sequence ATGTACAAATATTTGCTTTGCTGGCGGTATCTCCGCACGCGTTGGATCGCGCTGGCGTCGGTCATTAGTGTCACGCTCGGCGTCGCCACTATGATCGTGGTCAACTCCGTCATGGCCGGCTTCGCCCGCGAGATGCAAGACCGCATCCACGGCATCCTGTCCGATGTGGTTTTCGAGGCCCGCAGCCTGGAAGGCTTTCACGATCCCGAGTGGCATCTCACCCAATTGCGCGAAGTGGCGGGCGACGACATCGCGGCGATGACCGTGACCGTCAACGTGCCCGCGATGCTCAGCTTTCAATATCGCGGCAACTGGATCAACCGGCCGATTACGCTCATCGGCATCGACGAGAGCACGCAGTCTCTGGCAGGCGATTTTGGCAAGTACTTGCAGCATCCCGAAAATCGTCGTCACTTCCAGTTCGCCTTACGAGAAGACGGTTACGACGTTCAAGAGCCGGGCGGCGGGGCCGATTCTTTGCGCCGACCGCAAATGGCGCGCGCCGGCTGGGATCATCGCCGCCGCTGGGGCGAAGTCGTTCGTCAGCAGCGCGCCTTCGAGGCGCAGTTCGAACAACAACAGCAGCAACAGCAACCGACGCCACCCGCCATAGGCATCGACCCCGCGTCGTTCGAACAGGCGCAAGCCGCGGCGGCGCCACCAGATGCTGGTGGCGAAGCAGCGCCCGCCGAGAGCCCCTTTGGCCCCGCGCCAGAACAAACCTTTGATCCCGTCACCGAACAAGCGACCGGGTTGGTGCTTGGCCTCGGCTTGTCCAGCTACCACGTCGCCGATGGCGTGGAACATCTGTTGCTGCTTCCCGGCGATGATGTAAAGCTCACTTTCCCCACCGCCGGATCGCCACCCAAAGTGATCAGCGACGTGTTCACGGTGGTCGATTTCTACCACAGCAAGATGAGCGAATACGACTCGAATTTCGTGTTCGTGCCCCTCTCCAAATTGCAACAATTGCGCGGCATGATCGATCCGCGCACCGGCGTCAGCTACGCCAGTTCGATCCAGATCAAGCTGAAGGACGAAAGCAGGGGCGAGATCGTTCGCGACAAGCTGCGCGCCGCCTTTTCGCCCGACCTCTATGTCATCTCCACCTGGCGCGATAAGCAGGGACCGCTGTTGGCTGCCGTGCAAATGGAAACCGCCATCCTCAACATTCTGTTGTTCATGATCATCGCCGTGGCCGGATTCGGCATCTTGGCGATCTTCTTCATGATCGTTGTAGAAAAGACCCGCGACATCGGTGTGCTCAAGTCGCTCGGCGCATCGAGTCGCGGCGTCTCGGGCATCTTCCTCGGCTATGGCCTTTCGCTCGGCATGGTCGGCTCCGGCGTCGGTCTCGTGCTCGGTCTCTTGTTCGTCTATTACATCAACGAAATCGCCGACTTGCTCGGACTCGTCACCGGACAGGAAGTGTTCGACCCGTCGATCTATTACTTCACCAAGATTCCAACGATCGTGCATCCGTTTACATTGAGTTGGATAGTGCTTGGCGCCGTCTGCATTGCGGTGCTGGCTAGCGTGCTACCTGCCCGCCGCGCGGCGCGGCTGCATCCCGTGGAGGCCCTTCGCTATGAATAG